A DNA window from Borrelia sp. HM contains the following coding sequences:
- the proS gene encoding proline--tRNA ligase has product MGNFIASKEEEFSKWYLDIVHKAKLVDYAPVKGCMVIMPYGYAIWERIQIILNDSFQKTGHKNAYFPLLIPYEFFEREKEHVKGFSPEVAVVTTAGGEELSEPLVLRPTSETIIWNMYSRWVKSYRDLPIKINQWANIIRWEKRTKPFLRTTEFLWQEGHTAHETEKEAQEETLFILNIYKRFIEDYLAIPVFCGKKTEREKFAGAVSTYTLEALMQDKKALQAGTSHYLGSNFAEAFDVKFQNNKGEMDYVFATSWGISTRLIGALIMVHSDNKGLILPPKIAPVEIIIVPIFKIDDELNKRILEYSTTVFNLLNKEGFRVDIDRDVKNSPGFRFADAELKGIPMRIEIGSNDILMDCVTVARRDKDKNAKYQVSIKELALKMKCELEDIQSELFKRALEFRNLHTKEIIGFKKNDYDIFKTYINENLGFVLSSWCGNEVCEESIKNDTKATIRCIPEDFQNRPLDNLTCIYCNTVAQHLVLFARSY; this is encoded by the coding sequence ATGGGTAATTTTATTGCTTCAAAAGAAGAAGAGTTTTCTAAGTGGTATTTAGATATAGTACACAAAGCAAAACTTGTTGATTATGCTCCTGTTAAAGGTTGCATGGTAATTATGCCTTATGGATATGCTATTTGGGAGAGAATTCAAATCATACTTAATGATAGTTTTCAAAAAACGGGACATAAGAATGCATATTTTCCATTGCTTATTCCTTATGAATTTTTTGAAAGAGAAAAAGAGCATGTCAAAGGATTCTCACCAGAAGTTGCTGTTGTAACAACTGCTGGTGGGGAAGAGTTATCAGAACCTTTAGTTTTAAGGCCTACTTCTGAGACAATTATTTGGAATATGTATAGTAGATGGGTTAAATCTTATAGAGATTTGCCTATTAAGATAAATCAATGGGCAAATATTATTCGTTGGGAAAAAAGAACAAAGCCATTTTTACGTACCACTGAGTTTTTATGGCAGGAGGGGCATACTGCACATGAAACTGAAAAGGAAGCTCAAGAGGAGACTTTATTTATTTTAAATATTTATAAAAGGTTTATTGAGGACTATTTAGCTATTCCTGTATTTTGTGGTAAAAAGACAGAACGAGAAAAATTTGCAGGTGCTGTGTCTACTTATACACTTGAAGCATTAATGCAGGATAAAAAAGCTTTGCAAGCAGGAACATCTCATTATTTGGGCTCAAATTTTGCAGAGGCTTTTGATGTTAAATTTCAGAATAATAAAGGTGAAATGGACTATGTTTTTGCTACTAGTTGGGGAATTTCAACTAGGTTAATTGGGGCATTAATTATGGTTCATTCTGACAATAAGGGCTTGATATTGCCACCAAAAATAGCACCGGTTGAAATTATTATTGTTCCTATTTTTAAAATAGATGATGAGCTAAATAAAAGGATTCTTGAATATTCAACTACTGTTTTTAATCTTTTAAATAAAGAGGGATTTAGAGTTGATATTGATAGAGATGTTAAGAATTCTCCTGGATTTAGATTTGCTGATGCAGAGCTTAAAGGAATTCCAATGCGAATTGAGATAGGATCTAATGATATTCTCATGGATTGTGTTACTGTTGCAAGAAGAGATAAAGATAAAAATGCTAAGTATCAAGTATCAATTAAAGAGTTGGCATTAAAAATGAAATGTGAACTTGAAGATATTCAATCTGAATTATTTAAAAGAGCATTAGAGTTTAGAAATTTGCATACCAAAGAAATTATTGGATTTAAAAAGAATGATTATGATATTTTTAAGACTTATATTAATGAGAATTTAGGATTTGTTCTCTCTTCATGGTGTGGAAATGAGGTTTGTGAAGAGAGTATCAAAAATGATACAAAAGCTACAATACG